CGGACGGATGCCGAAAGTACGGTCGAACGCTTCCCAGAGTTCGTCCGGAATCGTCTCGGTGGCGGCCTCGAAGGCGTCGTGGACGTGCCGGATGCTCGCCGGCCCGAACATGACGATGCTGTCCACCGGCGCAGCCAGGCAGAACTGTATGGCCAGGTGGCGGATGTTGACACCGTGCTCGCGGCACCAGGTCCAGATTCGATGGGCGCGCGGCTCGGACCCGGGATGCATGCCCCGCTCGCGATCCGGATCGGGCTCCTGCCCGGTCAGCAGGCCCATGCCCTGCACGCTGGCCAGGATGACGCCCGTTGACCGTCTCCTGGCCGCCGGGAAGATGGTAGCGGCGGCCGTCTGGTTGACCAGGGTGTAGTCCAGGAAGGTCAGGGACACGTCGCTGATGCCTTCGTCGATCAGCCGTACGTGCCAGTCATGGGAACGGGCGCCGAGCCCTATGTTCCTGACCACGCCCTGCGATTTCATCTCGAGCAGCACGTCGAAAACCGCGCCTTCGCGCAGCAATTCCTCCACATCGGCCGGATCGTGCACGAGTACACAGTCGAGGTAGTCTGTCTTCAGGGATCGCAGACTCTGGTCCAGGCTCCACCTGGCGCCTTCCCCGGAGAAGTCCTTCCTGCGTTCGGGATGGGTGCCGATCTTGGCCTGGAGATAGTAGGAGGACCGGGGAACGCCGGAGAGCGCGTCGCCCCATTTCTCTTCGTGGTGGCCCGGATAGGTATCGAAATAGTTGACGCCCAGTTCCAGGGCGGTCTGGATGGCCTCGACCGCCTCGGGGCTTTCGTGCAGAAAGGCGGCTCCCATGGCCAGTGCCGCCGGACGCATGCCGGTTCGCCCGAACGAGCGGGCGGGTAGGTTGTTCACGTACGCTTTCGATTAACGTCTGTCCGCATCAGGGGATTCGTCGTCGTCCTCCCCTGTTTCGTCCTCCACGACGGTTTCATCTTCGTCTTCGATATCGAAGTCCGCATCGTCGTCATCCAGGTCGAATTCGTCGTCGTCCGCTTCGGCTTTTTCTGAGGCTTCGGCCTGGTCCGTTTCGGCCACGTCTTCTGCTTCCGCGTCCTCGGCGTCTTCTGCGACCACGTCTTCTTCTTCCGCTTCCGCGTCCTCGGTGTCTTCTAATGTTGCTTCCGGTTCGCTATCATCGTTCACCTCGGCGACTTCCGCTTCATCTTCCTCCACGTCTTCCCCATCTTCGCCGGCGACTTCCTCCGCAACTTCGATATCCTCGTCGGCTTCGTCAGCTTC
The DNA window shown above is from Gemmatimonadota bacterium and carries:
- a CDS encoding aldo/keto reductase codes for the protein MNNLPARSFGRTGMRPAALAMGAAFLHESPEAVEAIQTALELGVNYFDTYPGHHEEKWGDALSGVPRSSYYLQAKIGTHPERRKDFSGEGARWSLDQSLRSLKTDYLDCVLVHDPADVEELLREGAVFDVLLEMKSQGVVRNIGLGARSHDWHVRLIDEGISDVSLTFLDYTLVNQTAAATIFPAARRRSTGVILASVQGMGLLTGQEPDPDRERGMHPGSEPRAHRIWTWCREHGVNIRHLAIQFCLAAPVDSIVMFGPASIRHVHDAFEAATETIPDELWEAFDRTFGIRPGMDAGSS